The genomic DNA CGGACGGCTGCCCGCCGAGGGCGCCCTGGCCGAGCAGTACGGCGTCTCCCGGGGCACCGTCCGGCAGGCCCTCGCGATGCTGCGCGCCGACGGCCTGGTCACCTCCCGGCGCGGCACCCGGCGCGTCGTGCTCGGCACCGCCCGCGTCCAGAGCTTCTCCGAACTGCTCAGCTTCACCCACTGGGCCCGCTCGATGGGCGAGGAGCCCGGCGGCCGGCTCGAATCACTGATCAAGCGCCCCGCCGACGCGGCGGAGCGCGAGCAGCTCCGGCTGGAGCCCGGCACCGAGGTGTACGTGACGCTGCGCCTGCGCACCCTCTCCGGCACGCCCGTGATGGTCGAGCGGACCGTCTACCCGCCGCGGGTCGGCGAGGTCGTCGCCGAACTGCCGCCGGACGTCGTCTCGCACACCGAGCCGCTGCGCGAGCACGGGATCCTGTTCACCGACGCCGACCACACCATCGACGTGGTCGCCGCCAACGCGGACGACGCCCGCCTGCTCGGGTGCCGGCGGGGGAGCCCGCTGCTCCGTGAGAAGCGTCGCACGACGGACCCGACCGGCACCCCGGTGGAATGGTCGCAGGACCGCTACCTGCCCGGCACGGTGGCGTTCTCCATCCACAACTCGCTGGCGTCCTCGGCGCTCTCGCGCCACGCGAGGGACAACGACTGACCGGAGCGCCCCTGTCTGTTCACCCCATCAGCCGGGCCAGGAGCGGGCGGAAGCCGGCGAAGGACGGCGTGGGCAGCGCGGGGTCCTTCGCCTGTTCGTCCCAGCGGCGGACGGCGACGGCGTCCTGCACGCCGGGGAGGGCGGCGAACCGCTCCGCCTCGGCGCCGGTCATCGGGCCGCCCTGCACCTGGAGGGTGAACTCGGAGGCCTCGGAGAGGCGTTCGCGGTAGCCGGGCTCCGTCGCGCAGAGGTAGCGCTTGGCGGCGACGTGCAGCCGGACCGGCTCGGTGACGTCGGGGCCGAACCACCGGGCGAGCCAGTCGGCGCCGGTGCGGCCGTGCCGGTTGTCCTCGCCCCGCATCAGCTTCAGGCCGGACCCGTGGAAGTGCCCGACGTCGTGCAGCAGCGCGGCGGCGACCAGGTGGTCGGGCGCGCCCGCGGCCCGGGCCAGGGCGCCCGCCTGGAGCATGTGCTGCGCCAGGGTGACGGCCTCGCCGAGGTACTCGCCGGCGCCCTCGCCCTCGAACAGCCGCTCAAGGGCGTCCAGCGCGGCGGTCCGCCGCTCCAGCACGGCGAGCTGCGAGGCGAGCGAGTCCAGGTCGGCGTAGCAGCCCTGGAGGTGCCGGCGGCCCTCCTGCTCGAAGGCGGTGCGGGCGTGCAGCAGCCGGGTGTTGTCGAGGACCAGGCAGTCGCCGGGGGCGAGCCGGAAGGTGAGCTGCAGCTCGGGGCGCAGGGTGATCGCGGCGAACCGCCGGTACGCGGCGTAGAAGGCGTCCAGCTCGCCGTCGGTGAGCCCGCGCAGGGTGGCGATCGAGCGGTCGTTGAACCGCACCTCGCGGATCCGGCCGCGCCCGTCCACGTCGATCAGCGGCCGCTCGGCGCGCAGTTCGGTCCGTCGGTCGCGGTAGACGAACGGCACGGGGGTGCGGGTCAGCACGGCGAAGTCCTCCGGCGACTCCTCGCGGAGCAGCGCCGCCGCCCGGAAGCCGTCCACCAGCCCGGAGTCGCCGCCGACGGCCTCGCTGCGCAGGCAGTGCAGCAGTTGCACGGTCGGCACCGGGTCGCGGTACGGGTTGTCGGTGTGCGGGGCGATCGCGGTCGAGGTGAAGGCGAGGTTGGTGGGGTCGGGTTCGACCCGGACGTCGAAGAGCTCGCCGTAGTTGGTCTCCCGGACGTACCCGAAGCTGCGGGCGACGTCGAGCACCCGGCCCTCGACCGCGGGTACGCCGCGCAGCAGCGCGAACCCGGACCGCCGGATCGCGGCCAGCACCGCGATCCGCTCCTCGGCGGAGGCCAGGTAGGCGGACCACTCGGCCTCCGGCAGTCCGCGGGCGAAGTCGGCGGCGACCCACAGCCGCTTGCCCTGCTCGGTCCGCCCGTCCTCGACGCCCTCGGCGCCGAGGAAGTCCGCCGGGTACACCGAGCGGTGCCCGTCCGACCAGACCACCCGCAGCCCGTCCGCGTCCTCGG from Kitasatospora terrestris includes the following:
- the tmpA gene encoding 2-trimethylaminoethylphosphonate dioxygenase, encoding MGPSPYWLRDNCPCAECRDPHSGQKLFRVGDLPDGLAVVESTEDADGLRVVWSDGHRSVYPADFLGAEGVEDGRTEQGKRLWVAADFARGLPEAEWSAYLASAEERIAVLAAIRRSGFALLRGVPAVEGRVLDVARSFGYVRETNYGELFDVRVEPDPTNLAFTSTAIAPHTDNPYRDPVPTVQLLHCLRSEAVGGDSGLVDGFRAAALLREESPEDFAVLTRTPVPFVYRDRRTELRAERPLIDVDGRGRIREVRFNDRSIATLRGLTDGELDAFYAAYRRFAAITLRPELQLTFRLAPGDCLVLDNTRLLHARTAFEQEGRRHLQGCYADLDSLASQLAVLERRTAALDALERLFEGEGAGEYLGEAVTLAQHMLQAGALARAAGAPDHLVAAALLHDVGHFHGSGLKLMRGEDNRHGRTGADWLARWFGPDVTEPVRLHVAAKRYLCATEPGYRERLSEASEFTLQVQGGPMTGAEAERFAALPGVQDAVAVRRWDEQAKDPALPTPSFAGFRPLLARLMG
- a CDS encoding GntR family transcriptional regulator, coding for MALDQDRAAGSLYRKVAADLREAITSGTFGDAGRLPAEGALAEQYGVSRGTVRQALAMLRADGLVTSRRGTRRVVLGTARVQSFSELLSFTHWARSMGEEPGGRLESLIKRPADAAEREQLRLEPGTEVYVTLRLRTLSGTPVMVERTVYPPRVGEVVAELPPDVVSHTEPLREHGILFTDADHTIDVVAANADDARLLGCRRGSPLLREKRRTTDPTGTPVEWSQDRYLPGTVAFSIHNSLASSALSRHARDND